Proteins encoded within one genomic window of Chitinophaga parva:
- a CDS encoding K(+)-transporting ATPase subunit C codes for MKKYLLPSIRLSIALLVLLAVVYPLCIAAVARMAPGGGDGETVTVNGKVVGYKNIGQKFTDDKYFWSRPSAVDYNAAGSAGSNKGPSNADYLKQVQDRVDTFLVHNPGVKTADIPAELVTASGSGLDPDLSPEAAYIQVARVARVRGLAPGKVKALVDSHVQHPLLGLFGPEKVNVLQLNVALNQLQ; via the coding sequence ATGAAAAAGTATCTGCTCCCTTCCATCCGGCTCTCCATCGCACTGCTTGTGCTGCTGGCCGTGGTATACCCGCTGTGCATTGCAGCCGTGGCGCGCATGGCGCCCGGTGGTGGTGACGGTGAAACGGTAACCGTAAATGGGAAAGTGGTTGGTTATAAAAACATTGGCCAGAAATTCACGGACGATAAATATTTCTGGAGCCGCCCCTCTGCCGTGGATTACAACGCCGCTGGCTCCGCCGGTTCCAACAAAGGCCCGTCAAATGCGGACTACCTGAAACAGGTGCAGGACCGGGTAGACACCTTCCTGGTGCACAATCCCGGCGTAAAGACCGCCGATATCCCCGCGGAGCTGGTAACGGCTTCCGGCAGCGGCCTGGACCCGGACCTGAGCCCGGAAGCCGCCTACATCCAGGTGGCCCGTGTGGCCCGCGTGCGCGGGCTGGCGCCTGGCAAAGTAAAAGCACTGGTGGATAGCCACGTACAGCACCCGCTGCTGGGCCTCTTTGGCCCGGAAAAGGTGAATGTGCTGCAGCTCAATGTGGCGCTCAACCAGCTGCAATAA
- a CDS encoding ATP-binding protein, with translation MSTFRLKTKITLGVLFLYLMLALVSVVGVLLLRGQNEKSRMILQDNYESLEDCQNMLRALEQMTDNRQQAMTAFDRNLMAEESNLTETGEARAAHDVRVAFTALQNDSAHQEQYFKPIRQGIANIMAVNMRAIKEKHVKSNKTGDHALIYIAVIIGVCFMLGFTFVFNFPGYIANPIRELTEGIKNIAQKKYSQRLYFKSDDEFGDLAEAFNTMAAQLDQYEHSNLARIMFEKKRAEAVISSLKDATIGFDANDTILFANQPALDLLNMKERDLVGFAASVAAKNNDLLRTIIHQQAHEPLKIVVDGKECFFVQEVIDIHQEEARTGYVIILKNITSFLEHDQAKTRFIATISHELKTPLAASDFSLKLLEDERIGTLSGEQKELVESLKQDNRRMIRIVSELLDLSQVESGNIQLQVTPVFASGIVKYALDAVTNAAARADIRIDVQVADNLPPILADVEKSAWVLVNLLTNAIRYSKPGSTVTLAVTVTDTRELQFSVRDTGKGIAPAFREKIFERFFKVPGAQHPQGTGLGLAISREFIDAQGGRIGVESEEGKGSLFYFMLPLAPGNDSANTP, from the coding sequence ATGAGTACGTTCCGGCTTAAAACGAAGATCACCCTGGGGGTACTTTTCCTGTACCTCATGCTGGCGCTGGTAAGTGTGGTGGGCGTGCTGCTGCTGAGGGGACAGAATGAGAAATCGCGCATGATCCTGCAGGACAACTATGAATCGCTGGAAGATTGCCAGAATATGCTGCGCGCCCTGGAGCAAATGACGGACAACCGCCAGCAGGCCATGACCGCCTTTGACCGTAACCTCATGGCGGAAGAAAGCAACCTGACGGAAACCGGGGAAGCGCGCGCCGCACATGATGTACGTGTGGCCTTCACCGCCCTGCAAAACGATTCCGCCCACCAGGAGCAGTACTTTAAACCCATCCGCCAGGGGATAGCCAATATCATGGCGGTGAACATGCGCGCCATCAAGGAAAAGCATGTGAAATCCAATAAGACCGGCGATCATGCCCTGATCTACATTGCCGTGATCATTGGTGTGTGCTTTATGCTGGGCTTCACATTTGTGTTTAACTTTCCCGGCTATATTGCCAACCCTATCCGCGAGCTGACAGAAGGTATCAAGAACATTGCCCAGAAAAAATACAGCCAGCGGCTGTACTTCAAATCGGATGATGAATTTGGCGACCTGGCAGAAGCTTTTAACACCATGGCGGCCCAGCTGGACCAGTATGAGCACAGCAACCTGGCCCGCATCATGTTTGAGAAGAAGCGCGCGGAAGCGGTGATCAGTAGTCTCAAAGACGCCACCATCGGTTTTGATGCAAATGACACTATCCTTTTTGCCAACCAGCCGGCCCTGGACCTGTTGAACATGAAGGAGCGCGACCTGGTAGGCTTTGCGGCCAGTGTGGCCGCAAAAAATAATGACCTACTGCGCACCATCATCCACCAGCAGGCGCATGAACCATTGAAGATCGTGGTGGATGGCAAGGAATGTTTTTTTGTACAGGAAGTGATAGACATCCACCAGGAAGAGGCCCGCACGGGGTATGTGATCATCCTCAAGAACATCACTTCTTTCCTGGAGCACGACCAGGCCAAGACCCGCTTCATTGCCACCATCTCCCATGAGCTCAAAACCCCGCTGGCCGCGTCAGACTTCAGCCTGAAGCTGCTGGAAGACGAGCGTATAGGTACGCTTAGCGGGGAACAAAAGGAACTGGTGGAAAGCCTGAAGCAGGATAACCGGCGCATGATCCGCATTGTAAGTGAGCTGCTGGACCTTTCACAGGTGGAGAGTGGCAACATACAGCTGCAGGTAACGCCGGTGTTTGCATCCGGTATCGTAAAATATGCGCTGGATGCGGTGACCAACGCCGCTGCCAGGGCAGACATCCGCATAGATGTGCAGGTGGCGGACAACCTGCCTCCCATCCTGGCAGACGTGGAAAAATCTGCCTGGGTGCTGGTGAATTTGCTGACCAATGCCATCCGTTATTCCAAGCCGGGATCCACCGTAACACTGGCAGTAACGGTAACGGATACACGAGAACTGCAATTCAGTGTGCGGGATACGGGCAAGGGGATTGCACCTGCATTCCGTGAAAAAATATTTGAGCGCTTTTTCAAAGTGCCGGGCGCACAGCATCCGCAGGGCACAGGCCTGGGGCTGGCTATTTCCCGGGAATTTATTGATGCGCAGGGTGGCCGCATTGGTGTGGAGAGTGAAGAGGGCAAGGGAAGCCTGTTTTATTTTATGCTGCCCCTGGCGCCGGGAAATGACAGCGCCAATACTCCCTGA
- the kdpB gene encoding potassium-transporting ATPase subunit KdpB — MDNSNKLFPRALVMESLKQSFIKLHPKLMIKNPVMFTVEVGTLIMLVVTLNAWWHPDAAQGSLAYNALVFVVLFFTVLFANFAEAIAEARGKAQAESLRKTREETPAKKVVLMGEIFTNEIQVVSSSTLQKGDEFICEPGDIIPADGEIVEGIATIDESAITGESAPVIREAGGDKSSVVGGTKVLSDRIRVRVSTDAGESFLDKMIALVEGASRQKTPNEIALTILLASFTLVFIIVCVTLKPFADYANTPITIAAFISLFVCLIPTTIGGLLSAIGIAGMDRALRANVITKSGRAVETAGDIDVLLLDKTGTITIGNRKATNFYAANGVDQKTFIKLCALGSLADETPEGKSIVELAGKDVTSQLSIQGAGLVKFTAETRSSGIDLADGQRIRKGAVDAIRNIAAKAGHGFPEETQERAAAIASNGGTPLVLSLDEKVQGVIELQDIIKPGIQERFERLRKMGVKTVMVTGDNPLTAKYIAAKAGVDDFIAEAKPEDKMRYIREEQQQGRLVAMMGDGTNDAPALAQADVGVAMNSGTQAAKEAGNMVDLDNDPTKLIEIVEIGKQLLMTRGTLTTFSIANDVAKYFAIVPALFVVAIPALQQLNIMHLHSPESAILSAVIFNAIIIPALIPLALKGVAYKPIGASALLRRNLLIYGVGGLIAPFIGIKLIDLLLALVF, encoded by the coding sequence ATGGACAATTCCAATAAATTATTTCCCAGGGCGCTGGTGATGGAAAGCCTTAAGCAATCCTTCATTAAGCTGCATCCTAAACTCATGATCAAGAACCCGGTGATGTTCACCGTGGAAGTAGGCACCCTCATTATGCTGGTGGTGACCCTCAACGCCTGGTGGCACCCGGATGCTGCGCAAGGCAGCCTGGCCTACAATGCGCTGGTATTTGTAGTGCTGTTCTTCACCGTACTGTTTGCAAATTTTGCCGAAGCCATAGCCGAAGCCCGTGGCAAAGCGCAGGCCGAAAGCCTGCGCAAAACCCGGGAAGAAACACCGGCCAAGAAAGTAGTGCTGATGGGCGAGATCTTTACCAACGAGATCCAGGTGGTATCTTCTTCTACCCTGCAAAAAGGCGATGAATTTATCTGTGAGCCGGGCGATATCATCCCCGCGGATGGTGAGATCGTGGAAGGCATTGCCACCATCGATGAATCTGCGATCACCGGTGAAAGTGCGCCCGTGATCCGCGAAGCCGGCGGTGATAAAAGCAGTGTGGTAGGCGGTACCAAAGTATTGTCCGACCGGATCCGCGTAAGGGTGAGCACCGATGCCGGTGAATCTTTCCTGGATAAAATGATCGCGCTGGTGGAAGGCGCATCCCGCCAGAAAACACCCAACGAGATTGCGCTCACCATTCTCCTGGCCAGCTTTACCCTGGTGTTCATCATCGTATGCGTAACGTTGAAACCCTTTGCAGATTACGCCAATACACCCATCACCATTGCGGCCTTTATCTCCTTGTTTGTATGCCTCATCCCCACTACCATTGGCGGCTTGCTGTCTGCCATCGGTATTGCGGGCATGGACCGTGCGCTCCGCGCTAATGTGATCACCAAGTCTGGCCGCGCGGTAGAAACAGCTGGTGATATTGATGTGCTGCTGCTGGATAAAACCGGTACCATCACCATCGGTAACCGCAAGGCTACCAACTTTTATGCGGCCAATGGCGTGGATCAAAAAACTTTCATCAAACTGTGCGCCCTCGGCTCCCTGGCGGATGAAACCCCGGAAGGCAAGTCCATCGTGGAACTGGCCGGCAAAGACGTAACCAGCCAGCTTTCCATCCAGGGCGCAGGGCTGGTGAAGTTTACCGCGGAGACCCGCAGCAGCGGCATAGACCTGGCAGACGGGCAGCGCATCCGCAAAGGCGCCGTAGATGCCATCCGCAATATTGCCGCAAAGGCCGGGCATGGATTTCCCGAAGAAACACAGGAAAGGGCAGCAGCCATCGCGTCTAACGGTGGTACCCCGCTGGTACTTTCCCTGGACGAAAAAGTGCAGGGTGTAATAGAACTGCAGGACATCATTAAACCCGGCATCCAGGAACGTTTTGAGCGCCTGCGTAAAATGGGCGTGAAGACGGTGATGGTAACCGGTGATAACCCGCTCACTGCAAAATACATTGCCGCCAAAGCTGGCGTGGACGACTTCATTGCCGAGGCCAAGCCGGAAGATAAGATGCGCTACATCAGGGAAGAGCAGCAACAGGGCCGCCTGGTGGCCATGATGGGCGACGGTACGAACGATGCCCCTGCATTGGCACAGGCAGACGTAGGGGTGGCCATGAACTCCGGTACACAGGCCGCCAAAGAAGCGGGCAACATGGTGGACCTGGACAATGACCCCACCAAGCTGATTGAGATCGTGGAGATTGGCAAGCAATTGCTCATGACCCGCGGTACCCTCACCACCTTCTCCATTGCCAATGACGTGGCCAAGTACTTTGCCATTGTACCGGCCCTTTTCGTGGTGGCTATCCCGGCCCTGCAGCAGCTGAACATCATGCACCTGCACAGCCCTGAAAGCGCCATCCTCAGCGCAGTGATCTTCAACGCCATCATTATCCCGGCGCTGATACCGCTGGCACTGAAAGGCGTGGCTTACAAGCCCATTGGCGCCTCTGCCCTGCTGCGCCGCAACCTGCTGATCTACGGTGTGGGCGGTCTTATTGCTCCTTTTATCGGTATCAAATTAATTGACCTGTTACTGGCACTGGTGTTCTAA
- a CDS encoding histidine kinase, producing the protein MTGQENIPAYILPSTRDKRGKFKIYIGMSAGVGKTYRMLQEAHALLRNGVNVQIGYIETHQRRETEALVEGLPMIPRKQLFYKGKMLEEMDLSGILLLQPEWVVVDELAHSNMPGARHEKRWQDVVELLQAGINVISAVNIQHIESINHEVKTITGVDVTERVPDSMLHMADEVVNIDLTADELITRLKEGKIYDQSKVASALKNFFQADKILQLRELALKEVTNQVERKVETEIPRAQQMRHERFLACISTNDAIARKVIRKTARLASYYHADWFVLYVQTPNERADKINLASQRHLINNLKLATELGAEVIRLQDADVSETIIAQAREKEVTTICIGKPHISLFRIILRTNLFNQLLKTLSANDIDLIILS; encoded by the coding sequence ATGACCGGACAGGAAAACATACCGGCTTACATACTGCCCTCCACACGGGATAAGCGGGGCAAGTTCAAGATCTACATCGGCATGAGCGCCGGTGTGGGTAAGACTTACCGCATGCTGCAGGAAGCCCACGCCCTGCTGCGCAACGGGGTGAATGTGCAGATAGGCTACATAGAAACCCACCAGCGCAGGGAAACCGAGGCACTGGTGGAGGGCCTGCCCATGATACCACGCAAGCAGCTCTTTTACAAAGGTAAAATGCTGGAAGAGATGGATCTCTCCGGCATTTTGCTGCTACAGCCGGAGTGGGTGGTGGTGGATGAACTGGCGCACAGTAACATGCCCGGCGCCCGCCATGAAAAGCGCTGGCAGGACGTGGTGGAGCTGCTGCAGGCCGGCATTAACGTGATCTCTGCGGTAAACATACAGCATATTGAAAGCATTAACCACGAAGTGAAAACCATCACTGGTGTGGACGTTACGGAGCGGGTGCCCGACAGTATGTTGCACATGGCGGATGAAGTGGTGAACATTGACCTCACAGCGGATGAACTGATCACCCGTTTGAAGGAAGGCAAGATCTATGACCAGTCCAAGGTGGCCTCCGCCCTCAAGAATTTTTTCCAGGCAGACAAGATCCTGCAGCTGCGAGAACTGGCCCTCAAAGAGGTGACCAACCAGGTGGAGCGCAAGGTGGAAACGGAAATTCCGCGGGCGCAGCAGATGCGCCACGAGCGCTTCCTGGCCTGCATTTCCACCAATGATGCCATCGCCCGCAAAGTGATCCGCAAAACCGCCCGCCTGGCCAGTTACTACCATGCGGACTGGTTTGTGCTGTACGTGCAAACGCCCAATGAGCGGGCAGATAAGATCAACCTGGCCAGCCAGCGCCACCTGATCAATAACCTGAAGCTGGCTACAGAGCTGGGCGCGGAGGTGATACGCCTGCAGGATGCCGATGTGTCTGAGACTATTATCGCCCAGGCCCGGGAAAAGGAAGTGACCACCATTTGCATTGGCAAGCCGCATATCAGCCTGTTTCGCATAATTTTGCGTACAAACCTTTTCAACCAGTTGTTAAAAACCTTATCGGCAAACGATATTGATCTCATTATATTATCATGA
- the kdpA gene encoding potassium-transporting ATPase subunit KdpA, with protein MNTEMIGVIATYGLTLLLALPFGKYIAKVFKGEKTWSDFMKPLERLLYKVSGINPKEEMDWKQHMKALLTINLLWVLYAFFVLIFQDKLPLNPDGNPGMTPDLSFNTAISFVVNCNLQHYSGESGLTYLTQLFVITFLQFVSAATGIAAAIVLFKALKDKTTTKLGNFWEFFVKSITRVLLPLSVVVAIILAFNGTPASYKGKDTVVTLQGDTVNVSRGPAAGMIAIKHVGTNGGGYFGANSAHPLENPNYATYITEMVAQVIIPIAMVFALGFFINRRKFAYVLFAMMTIGMIVLLIPSIHYEVGGNPALAHLGIRQTTGAMEGKEVRFGPTATAYWSTVTTIISTGSVNGMHDSTMPLTGFMQLMAMMINSFYGGCGVGILNYYIFIIIAVFISGLMVGRTPEFMGHKVEAREIKIAAVIALLHPFIILVGTALSAYILAHHPDVDWAVKPTAWLNNPGYHGFTEMLYEYTSAAANNGSGFEGLGDNNIFWNVSTGIILLLGRFLPIIGPVAIAGIMAKKKFIPEGAGTLQTDTATFGFMTMAVIIILTALSFFPALVLGPVAEYFSMY; from the coding sequence ATGAATACTGAAATGATTGGCGTAATTGCCACTTACGGGCTTACCCTCTTGCTCGCTTTGCCTTTCGGTAAGTACATCGCAAAGGTGTTCAAAGGCGAAAAGACCTGGTCCGATTTTATGAAGCCGCTGGAGCGCCTGCTATACAAGGTTTCCGGCATTAATCCTAAAGAGGAGATGGACTGGAAGCAGCACATGAAAGCCCTGCTTACCATTAACCTGCTCTGGGTACTGTATGCCTTCTTCGTGCTTATTTTCCAGGACAAACTGCCGCTCAATCCTGACGGCAATCCCGGCATGACGCCCGACCTGTCTTTTAATACGGCCATCAGCTTTGTAGTGAACTGTAACCTGCAGCACTACTCCGGCGAATCCGGCCTTACCTATCTCACGCAGCTGTTTGTGATCACCTTCCTGCAGTTTGTGAGTGCCGCTACCGGTATTGCGGCCGCTATTGTACTTTTTAAAGCGCTGAAGGATAAAACCACCACCAAGCTGGGTAACTTCTGGGAGTTCTTCGTAAAGTCCATCACCCGCGTGCTGCTGCCCCTGAGCGTAGTAGTGGCCATCATCCTGGCCTTTAACGGTACACCGGCCAGCTATAAAGGCAAAGATACGGTGGTAACCCTGCAGGGTGATACGGTGAATGTGAGCCGCGGCCCCGCTGCCGGCATGATCGCCATTAAACACGTAGGAACTAATGGTGGCGGGTATTTTGGCGCCAACAGCGCCCATCCGCTGGAAAATCCCAACTACGCCACTTACATAACGGAAATGGTGGCGCAGGTGATCATCCCCATCGCCATGGTATTTGCCCTCGGCTTCTTTATCAACCGCCGCAAGTTTGCTTATGTGCTCTTTGCCATGATGACCATCGGGATGATCGTGCTGCTCATTCCATCCATCCACTATGAGGTGGGCGGTAATCCCGCACTGGCCCACCTGGGTATCCGGCAAACCACCGGCGCCATGGAAGGCAAGGAGGTGCGCTTTGGGCCTACGGCCACCGCGTATTGGAGCACCGTGACCACCATTATCAGTACGGGCTCTGTAAACGGTATGCACGACAGCACCATGCCCCTCACCGGGTTCATGCAACTGATGGCCATGATGATCAACTCCTTTTACGGCGGCTGTGGTGTAGGTATTCTCAACTACTACATTTTCATCATCATAGCAGTGTTTATTTCGGGCCTTATGGTGGGGCGTACACCGGAGTTCATGGGGCACAAAGTAGAAGCCCGCGAGATCAAGATCGCCGCGGTGATAGCGCTGCTGCATCCTTTCATCATCCTGGTAGGTACGGCACTGTCAGCTTACATCCTGGCGCATCACCCGGATGTGGACTGGGCCGTGAAACCCACTGCGTGGCTGAATAATCCCGGCTACCACGGTTTCACTGAAATGCTGTATGAATACACTTCTGCCGCGGCCAACAATGGTTCCGGTTTTGAAGGCCTGGGCGATAACAACATCTTCTGGAATGTGAGCACCGGCATCATACTGCTGCTGGGCCGCTTCCTGCCCATTATAGGCCCGGTGGCCATTGCAGGGATCATGGCGAAGAAAAAATTCATCCCGGAAGGTGCTGGTACCCTGCAGACAGATACCGCCACATTTGGTTTTATGACCATGGCGGTGATCATCATCTTAACGGCCCTGTCCTTCTTCCCCGCGCTGGTGCTGGGCCCCGTGGCAGAGTATTTCTCAATGTATTAA
- a CDS encoding porin, which translates to MKAISVLCLASLISMKGMAQDSTKPASPVTFSAYVETYYSYDFNNPADHIKPGFIYSYNRHNEVNVNLAYLKASYSKDNIRGNVTLMAGTYPEYNLAPEPTVLRHIYEANVGVKLAKNLWVDAGVMPSHIGFESAVGKDCYTLTRSIVADNTPYYEAGAKLTWTPNDQWTFAALYVNGWQRIALLNDNQTPCGGTQITYKPNDKVLLNYSTYFGNDRPDSLYQFRFYNDFYGTFNLTEKWSLIAGFDYGMQQRTPHSGDYATWYAPTLIAHYAINQKYALTGRVEAFKDKDQVVYTTDTPHGFDLMGYSLSFDIAPAKNVLFRIGGRLFSARDDMFRKEQLYTNNDASVTTALMLSF; encoded by the coding sequence ATGAAAGCTATTTCAGTTCTTTGTTTAGCATCATTGATCAGCATGAAGGGAATGGCACAGGATAGCACCAAACCAGCTTCTCCTGTGACCTTTTCCGCTTACGTAGAAACCTACTACAGTTATGATTTCAACAACCCGGCAGACCATATTAAGCCAGGTTTTATTTATAGCTATAACCGGCACAATGAGGTGAACGTCAACCTTGCTTACCTCAAGGCCAGTTACAGCAAAGACAATATCCGCGGTAACGTGACGCTTATGGCAGGTACTTACCCTGAGTATAACCTGGCCCCGGAGCCTACCGTTCTGCGGCACATTTATGAAGCGAACGTAGGCGTGAAACTGGCAAAGAACCTTTGGGTGGATGCCGGTGTAATGCCTTCCCACATTGGGTTTGAGAGCGCCGTTGGCAAGGATTGCTACACACTTACACGCAGCATCGTGGCAGATAATACGCCCTACTACGAAGCCGGTGCCAAACTGACCTGGACGCCCAATGACCAGTGGACCTTTGCCGCATTGTATGTGAACGGCTGGCAGCGCATTGCCCTGCTGAACGACAACCAGACGCCCTGCGGTGGTACCCAGATCACGTACAAGCCCAATGACAAAGTACTGCTCAACTACAGCACGTATTTTGGCAACGACCGGCCGGATTCATTGTACCAATTTCGTTTCTACAACGACTTCTATGGTACCTTTAATCTCACGGAGAAATGGTCGCTGATAGCAGGTTTTGATTACGGGATGCAACAACGTACACCACACTCCGGTGACTATGCTACCTGGTATGCCCCCACGCTGATCGCGCATTATGCCATTAACCAGAAATACGCCCTCACCGGGCGGGTAGAGGCTTTCAAAGACAAGGACCAGGTAGTGTATACGACTGACACGCCGCATGGTTTTGACCTGATGGGCTACTCCCTGAGCTTTGACATAGCCCCTGCCAAAAATGTACTGTTCCGCATAGGCGGCCGCCTGTTCAGCGCCCGCGATGACATGTTCCGCAAGGAGCAATTGTATACCAACAACGATGCGAGTGTGACCACTGCGCTGATGTTGTCTTTTTAA
- a CDS encoding PAS domain-containing sensor histidine kinase: MKQLKHPIIITFTIALLCIALFIGYTYMVNREPAQWSRHTALVYQLAVTGGIILSIILVMALLRINFIMHELRTTRNALGDHKELYRQLVEDSGVLMYTISLEGYFEYISPQALALTGYSPEELLERHYSLLLSPALYEELNIFYREQVIRREAITTREVEMITKSGTLKWVEQQVTLRYHHDKVIGYQALVKDIHEKKTLQLRMDKLHGEQEALQHLLLSILDHTPTFIFIKDLYGRYLLVNKEFEKVMGHPAADIVGRTDLEISQPAEARKWAASDQKAIDSKEPVNVVSSLERNGQLCHYLVTKYPLLDKHHEVYGIGATGVDITEHVRRENELSDARSGAEEARRVQEIFLANMSQALRTPINGITGMSYLLQKTPLTDTQQEYADAMAASAEKLALLVNDIQEISRIRAGKLQLEKGDVNLPQLLHKAMASVSAAADAKGLNMYCDLDENIPTQLTGDMLRLGQVFGALLDNAVKFTAVGNVQLTAMLLEEDKQRARIGIEVRDTGMGIPPDQLETIFETYAHATPETALFSRGAGVGLAICKEIVLQHGGSISVKSDLSEGTIFYVELPLEKHINSAAPRQALTGQSLEGKRVLLAEDNPINQKVVRYTLQQTGATVEVVADGLTAMQLMMQKSYDCLLLDLQMPDMNGYETVAALRRLGFTTPCIAITASTQSEETARALSEGFNDYVAKPFRPDELVYKILDLLKRFPIKEPAPVSAPSVVDFDYLRKLTDNDPGYLKELVDTFNKTAPAYMEQLAQSLREGRWEAVQFEAHRLRASLSVVRIPALTQLMVELENDAAHQAAGSAHKRLQSAQLLYEEAKAAIAAFRETL, encoded by the coding sequence ATGAAACAGCTGAAGCACCCGATCATTATCACGTTCACCATTGCCTTGCTTTGCATTGCTTTGTTTATCGGGTACACCTATATGGTGAACCGGGAGCCGGCGCAATGGAGCCGCCATACGGCCCTCGTATACCAACTGGCCGTTACCGGGGGCATTATCCTCAGCATCATCCTGGTAATGGCCCTGCTTCGCATTAATTTTATCATGCACGAGCTCCGCACCACCCGCAACGCCCTGGGCGATCACAAGGAGCTGTACCGCCAGCTGGTGGAAGATTCCGGGGTGCTCATGTACACCATCTCCCTGGAAGGCTACTTTGAATATATCAGTCCACAGGCCCTGGCCCTTACCGGCTATTCCCCGGAAGAACTGCTGGAGCGCCACTACTCCCTGCTCCTCAGCCCAGCCCTTTACGAAGAGCTGAATATTTTTTACCGGGAACAGGTGATCCGCCGCGAAGCCATTACCACCCGCGAGGTGGAAATGATCACAAAGTCTGGCACGCTCAAATGGGTGGAACAGCAGGTAACCCTGCGCTACCATCATGATAAGGTCATTGGCTACCAGGCCCTCGTAAAAGACATCCACGAGAAAAAGACCCTGCAGCTGCGCATGGACAAGCTACATGGGGAGCAGGAAGCGCTGCAGCACCTGCTGCTCAGCATCCTGGACCACACACCCACGTTTATATTTATCAAAGACCTCTACGGCCGCTACCTGCTGGTGAACAAGGAATTTGAAAAAGTGATGGGCCACCCCGCGGCAGACATCGTAGGCCGTACGGACCTGGAAATATCCCAACCGGCAGAAGCCCGCAAATGGGCCGCCAGCGATCAAAAAGCGATAGACAGCAAGGAGCCGGTAAACGTGGTGAGCAGCCTGGAACGCAACGGGCAATTGTGCCACTACCTGGTCACCAAATACCCGCTGCTGGACAAGCACCATGAAGTGTATGGCATAGGCGCCACTGGGGTGGACATTACGGAGCATGTGCGCCGGGAAAATGAGCTTTCCGATGCCCGGTCCGGCGCAGAAGAGGCCCGGCGCGTCCAGGAGATCTTCCTGGCCAATATGAGCCAGGCCCTGCGCACTCCCATCAATGGCATTACCGGCATGAGCTACCTGCTGCAAAAAACACCGCTCACGGATACCCAGCAGGAATACGCCGATGCAATGGCCGCATCCGCAGAAAAACTGGCCCTGCTGGTAAATGATATCCAGGAAATATCCCGCATCCGCGCCGGCAAGCTGCAACTGGAAAAAGGGGACGTGAACCTGCCCCAGCTCCTGCACAAGGCCATGGCCAGCGTGAGCGCCGCCGCAGATGCCAAGGGCCTCAACATGTACTGCGACCTGGACGAAAATATTCCCACGCAGCTAACCGGCGACATGCTGCGCCTGGGCCAGGTGTTTGGCGCCCTGCTGGATAACGCGGTAAAATTCACTGCCGTGGGCAATGTGCAACTTACCGCCATGCTGCTGGAAGAAGACAAACAGCGCGCACGTATAGGCATAGAAGTTAGAGACACGGGTATGGGCATTCCGCCGGACCAGTTGGAAACCATTTTTGAAACATACGCGCACGCCACGCCGGAAACGGCCCTCTTCTCCAGGGGGGCCGGCGTAGGACTGGCTATTTGCAAAGAAATTGTGCTCCAGCACGGGGGCAGCATTTCTGTAAAAAGTGACCTGAGTGAAGGCACCATCTTCTACGTGGAACTGCCCCTGGAAAAACACATCAATAGTGCCGCGCCCCGCCAGGCACTTACCGGCCAAAGCCTGGAAGGCAAGCGGGTGCTGCTGGCGGAAGACAATCCCATTAACCAGAAAGTAGTACGCTATACCCTGCAGCAAACCGGCGCCACCGTGGAAGTAGTGGCAGACGGCCTCACTGCGATGCAACTGATGATGCAAAAAAGCTACGACTGCCTGCTACTGGACCTGCAAATGCCGGACATGAACGGCTATGAAACCGTGGCAGCCCTGCGGCGCCTGGGCTTTACCACGCCATGCATAGCCATCACCGCATCCACCCAAAGTGAGGAAACGGCCAGGGCATTGTCCGAAGGCTTCAACGACTACGTTGCCAAACCATTCCGGCCGGATGAACTGGTGTACAAAATACTGGACCTGCTGAAACGCTTTCCCATCAAGGAACCTGCGCCGGTGAGCGCACCATCTGTGGTAGATTTTGATTACCTCCGCAAACTCACGGATAATGATCCCGGCTACCTGAAAGAGCTCGTGGACACCTTCAATAAAACGGCCCCTGCCTACATGGAACAATTGGCCCAATCCCTCCGTGAAGGGCGCTGGGAAGCCGTGCAGTTTGAAGCCCACCGCCTGCGGGCCAGTCTCTCCGTGGTGCGCATCCCGGCGCTTACGCAACTTATGGTAGAGCTGGAAAATGACGCGGCCCACCAGGCTGCCGGCTCCGCACATAAAAGGCTGCAATCAGCGCAGTTGCTTTACGAAGAAGCAAAAGCAGCCATTGCAGCCTTCCGGGAAACATTGTAA